One genomic window of Paenibacillus xylanilyticus includes the following:
- the yfmH gene encoding EF-P 5-aminopentanol modification-associated protein YfmH produces the protein MESIHYEHLQETLYYEVMDNGLHVYVLPKPGFQKTFATFATKYGSVDNHFQVKGQEEVQVPDGIAHFLEHKMFEEPTGDIFATFASNGASANAFTSFDQTVYLFSATEHVNENIQTLVNFVQNPYFTDQNVDKEKGIIAQEINMYADNPDWRVYFGLIEAMYQKHPVHIDIAGTVESIGTITKETLYTCYNTFYHPSNMLLFVVGGVEPQEVMDMVRSNQAEKNYEPQGEIKRIFEQEPAGVVESRREARLAVSLPKCLFGFKETEVGFSGEDLLRRDMTTKLMLDLLFGASTALFQKLYDEDLISDSFGHEYISSPQYAFSVVGGDTKDPDLLLARIREEVDVIVKKGFEASDFERARKKKIGGYLRMLNSPENIAHEFTREQFRGGDFFNMIPIYESITLEEVNRRLEEHIRWEQLAVSLVVSP, from the coding sequence GTGGAGAGCATACATTACGAACATTTGCAGGAAACGCTGTATTACGAAGTCATGGATAATGGGCTTCATGTCTATGTATTGCCTAAACCCGGATTCCAAAAAACGTTTGCCACGTTTGCAACCAAATACGGCTCTGTAGACAATCATTTTCAGGTGAAAGGTCAGGAAGAAGTTCAGGTTCCCGACGGTATCGCTCATTTTCTGGAACATAAAATGTTTGAGGAGCCAACAGGTGATATTTTTGCAACTTTTGCATCCAATGGGGCATCTGCCAATGCATTTACGAGCTTCGACCAGACGGTATATTTGTTTTCTGCGACAGAACATGTGAATGAAAATATACAAACATTAGTCAACTTTGTGCAAAATCCTTATTTTACGGACCAGAATGTGGACAAGGAAAAAGGCATTATTGCACAAGAAATTAATATGTATGCCGATAATCCGGACTGGCGTGTCTATTTTGGATTGATTGAAGCGATGTACCAGAAACACCCCGTCCATATCGATATTGCGGGAACGGTGGAATCGATCGGCACGATAACCAAAGAGACGCTGTATACGTGTTACAATACGTTTTATCATCCAAGCAATATGCTTTTATTTGTTGTAGGTGGAGTAGAGCCTCAAGAAGTCATGGATATGGTTCGTTCGAACCAGGCAGAGAAAAACTACGAACCTCAAGGTGAAATCAAACGGATATTTGAACAGGAGCCTGCTGGGGTTGTGGAGTCCAGGAGAGAAGCACGACTCGCGGTTTCGTTGCCCAAGTGTCTGTTTGGCTTTAAGGAAACGGAAGTTGGATTCTCGGGGGAAGACCTGCTCCGGCGTGATATGACGACTAAGTTAATGCTGGATCTTTTGTTTGGCGCTAGCACGGCCCTATTTCAAAAACTGTATGATGAGGATCTCATCTCGGATAGCTTCGGACACGAATACATTAGTTCGCCGCAGTATGCATTCTCGGTTGTTGGTGGTGATACGAAAGACCCGGATCTATTGCTGGCCCGCATACGGGAAGAAGTTGATGTCATTGTAAAAAAGGGATTCGAAGCTTCGGACTTTGAGCGCGCACGCAAAAAGAAAATCGGGGGATATCTGCGCATGCTTAATTCACCGGAGAATATTGCTCATGAATTTACACGTGAGCAGTTCCGTGGCGGTGATTTCTTCAACATGATTCCGATCTATGAATCCATCACACTCGAAGAAGTAAATCGCAGACTGGAAGAGCATATTCGCTGGGAACAGCTGGCTGTATCGCTTGTCGTGAGTCCGTAA
- the ymfI gene encoding elongation factor P 5-aminopentanone reductase, with protein MKPIGDMTVLVTGASGGIGAAIAERFAMVGMNVVIHYMKSHEAANEAARRCMEKGSGKVMTVSADLRSREQIERMREKLESHGLLPDILVNNAGISHYGLLSDVTDEIWDEVMAINLKGTFLCTQIMMPHMISQRYGRIINVSSIWGLSGASCEVLYSTTKGGVNAFTKALAKELAPSGVTVNAVAPGAVQTSMLNHLDQDELKMLEEEIPAGRLAQPDEISSLVYFLALPESGYINGQIISPNGGWLT; from the coding sequence ATGAAGCCGATTGGAGACATGACAGTACTGGTTACTGGAGCAAGCGGAGGTATAGGAGCGGCTATTGCAGAACGATTTGCAATGGTCGGTATGAACGTGGTTATTCACTATATGAAATCCCATGAGGCAGCCAATGAAGCAGCCAGAAGGTGCATGGAAAAGGGCAGCGGCAAAGTCATGACGGTGTCAGCGGATCTCCGCAGCCGGGAACAGATTGAGCGTATGCGTGAGAAATTGGAGTCTCATGGATTATTGCCTGACATTCTGGTAAATAACGCAGGCATATCGCATTATGGGTTGTTGTCCGACGTAACGGATGAAATATGGGATGAAGTAATGGCCATTAACTTGAAAGGCACATTTCTGTGTACTCAGATCATGATGCCTCACATGATTTCACAGCGATACGGACGAATTATTAACGTATCCTCCATCTGGGGTTTATCAGGTGCATCATGTGAGGTACTGTACTCCACCACGAAAGGGGGTGTAAATGCCTTTACAAAAGCTCTTGCGAAAGAGCTTGCACCTTCCGGTGTTACTGTAAATGCAGTTGCCCCCGGAGCCGTTCAGACCTCCATGCTGAATCATCTGGATCAGGATGAACTGAAAATGCTGGAGGAGGAAATTCCAGCCGGGAGACTTGCGCAGCCTGATGAAATTTCTTCTCTTGTTTATTTTCTCGCACTACCGGAATCCGGATATATTAACGGCCAGATCATTAGCCCGAATGGCGGCTGGCTTACCTGA
- a CDS encoding DUF3243 domain-containing protein produces the protein MSTEKTVLSSFDTWKKFLGDRVQQAEKMGMSEDTINKLAYEIGDFLDEKVDPANHSNRALKEIWDVGDAEERRTIARLMVKLAKQNA, from the coding sequence ATGTCAACAGAAAAAACGGTGCTCAGCAGTTTTGACACATGGAAAAAGTTCTTGGGTGATCGCGTACAGCAAGCAGAGAAGATGGGGATGAGTGAAGATACCATCAACAAACTTGCGTATGAGATTGGTGACTTTCTGGATGAGAAAGTGGATCCAGCGAACCATTCCAACCGGGCATTGAAGGAAATATGGGATGTCGGCGATGCTGAAGAGCGTCGTACGATTGCGCGCCTGATGGTCAAATTGGCCAAACAAAACGCATAA
- a CDS encoding DUF3388 domain-containing protein has product MESKQWYMEYKIHKNRPGLLGDIASMLGMLEVNILTINGVEGKTRGMLLESDDDEKIRLLGEMLAKVNSITVSALRQPKLVDILAVRHGRYIDRDSDDRKTFRFTRDELGLLVDFLGEVFKREGNQVIGLRGMPRVGKTESIIAGSVCAMKRWTFVSSTLLRQTIRSQLSEDEMNPNNVFIIDGIVSTIRSSERHYNLLQDIMTMPSTKVIEHPDIFVQESEYDYNDFDIIIELRNNPNEEIIYDTFTASYTDEL; this is encoded by the coding sequence ATGGAATCTAAACAATGGTATATGGAATATAAAATACATAAGAACAGACCCGGTTTGTTGGGGGACATTGCCTCCATGCTGGGGATGCTTGAAGTAAATATATTGACCATTAATGGTGTTGAAGGCAAAACAAGAGGAATGCTGCTTGAATCCGACGACGATGAGAAGATTCGTTTGCTGGGTGAAATGCTTGCAAAGGTGAACAGCATTACGGTTTCCGCTCTGCGCCAACCCAAATTGGTCGACATCTTGGCTGTGCGTCATGGCCGTTACATTGACCGCGACTCGGACGATCGCAAAACTTTTCGTTTCACACGGGACGAACTTGGGTTACTCGTGGACTTTTTGGGTGAAGTATTTAAAAGGGAAGGCAATCAGGTGATTGGCCTTCGGGGCATGCCTCGTGTCGGAAAAACGGAATCCATTATCGCTGGTAGCGTCTGTGCGATGAAACGATGGACGTTTGTTTCGTCTACTTTGCTTCGTCAAACGATAAGAAGCCAACTCTCCGAGGACGAAATGAACCCAAACAATGTCTTCATCATTGATGGTATTGTAAGTACGATTCGTTCCAGTGAACGGCATTATAATCTGCTGCAGGACATTATGACGATGCCGAGTACCAAGGTCATTGAGCATCCTGATATTTTTGTGCAGGAATCAGAATATGACTATAACGATTTTGATATCATTATTGAACTTCGCAACAATCCGAATGAGGAAATTATTTATGATACGTTTACGGCCAGTTACACCGACGAACTGTAA
- a CDS encoding helix-turn-helix domain-containing protein, whose product MSELGQQLREARLQKGMSLDDVQEMTKIRKRYLEAIEAGDYKVLPGSFYVRAFIKTYAETVGLNPDELLEGHKKDVPAEETEATMEPVIQKRSSRPVERSNRWMSVALMWTFPILIVALLYVYVVMNRDDADTQGVDQTKITDSEQTPNDQPDETTDNGQASTPPDNESGGQETGQPEGEAGGNGGGTDVTGEGTEGQTDEQTPDDTEDQEPADNAGTVTVAEDGKSGNITNFKVNGSAGKPVKVTINASGQSWLEVYKGENSSGEKLQFGMTADGDSMSFDLDSTGLYIKSGYAAATTIEVGGQVVTDGKATNRIRLQLGDESTGASSGTNANSVEGSDAGTEGSATSGE is encoded by the coding sequence ATGTCTGAACTGGGTCAGCAGTTAAGAGAGGCCCGGCTGCAAAAAGGGATGAGTCTCGACGATGTACAGGAAATGACTAAAATTCGCAAGAGGTACTTGGAAGCAATAGAGGCTGGGGACTATAAAGTGCTTCCTGGCAGCTTCTACGTGCGAGCTTTCATTAAAACCTATGCGGAGACGGTGGGACTAAACCCTGATGAGCTGCTGGAGGGACACAAGAAAGATGTACCGGCAGAGGAAACGGAAGCAACCATGGAGCCCGTGATTCAAAAACGGTCGAGTCGACCTGTGGAGCGCAGCAATCGATGGATGTCTGTAGCGTTAATGTGGACATTTCCGATTCTGATTGTTGCCTTGCTGTACGTGTATGTAGTCATGAACAGGGATGACGCGGATACACAAGGCGTGGATCAAACCAAAATTACAGATAGTGAGCAAACGCCGAATGATCAACCGGATGAGACGACGGATAACGGTCAAGCGTCTACTCCACCGGATAACGAATCTGGAGGACAAGAAACCGGTCAACCAGAAGGAGAAGCAGGCGGCAATGGTGGGGGTACTGACGTGACTGGTGAGGGTACCGAAGGTCAGACGGACGAACAAACTCCGGATGACACCGAAGACCAAGAGCCTGCAGATAATGCTGGGACTGTAACGGTTGCTGAAGATGGTAAATCCGGTAATATTACAAATTTCAAAGTAAACGGAAGTGCAGGTAAACCGGTTAAGGTTACCATTAATGCTTCAGGTCAGAGCTGGCTGGAAGTGTACAAAGGTGAGAATTCAAGCGGAGAAAAACTGCAATTTGGTATGACAGCCGATGGAGACAGTATGTCGTTTGATCTGGATAGTACCGGCTTGTACATTAAGTCTGGATATGCTGCGGCTACGACCATTGAAGTTGGTGGGCAAGTCGTAACAGATGGTAAGGCCACGAACCGGATTCGTCTCCAATTGGGAGATGAAAGCACAGGCGCGTCGTCCGGAACGAATGCGAACTCTGTCGAAGGCTCCGATGCAGGAACCGAAGGCTCTGCCACAAGCGGCGAATAA
- a CDS encoding YajQ family cyclic di-GMP-binding protein, whose product MSSENSFDIVSKMDLQELTNAVTQTEKEISTRYDFKGSKSSLKLDKDALTIVSDDETKLKAVIDVLQSKMAKRNLPLKNIDYGKVEPASSGTVRQRLSFKQGIDQDVAKKINILIRDSKMKVKSQIQGDQLRVTGKSKNDLQAVMQLLNGANLPLDLQYTNFK is encoded by the coding sequence TTGAGCTCAGAAAATTCGTTCGACATCGTGTCCAAAATGGACTTGCAGGAATTAACGAATGCCGTTACACAGACCGAAAAGGAAATCAGCACACGTTACGATTTTAAAGGCAGCAAAAGCAGCTTGAAGCTGGATAAGGATGCATTGACAATCGTATCCGACGATGAGACCAAACTTAAGGCTGTCATTGATGTACTTCAATCCAAAATGGCCAAGCGGAATCTGCCGCTCAAGAACATTGACTATGGCAAAGTGGAGCCAGCTTCATCCGGGACAGTGCGCCAGCGTCTGAGTTTTAAACAGGGGATTGACCAGGATGTCGCCAAAAAGATCAATATTCTGATTCGTGATTCCAAAATGAAAGTGAAGAGCCAGATTCAAGGGGACCAGCTCCGGGTAACTGGTAAGAGTAAAAATGATTTGCAAGCGGTTATGCAGCTTTTGAATGGTGCCAATCTGCCTCTTGATTTGCAATATACCAATTTCAAATAA
- the pgsA gene encoding CDP-diacylglycerol--glycerol-3-phosphate 3-phosphatidyltransferase has translation MNLPNRITLARICLIPFLMVFLLVDFPFYPEPMQIGSFSLPYNQLIAAIIFIIAASTDGIDGYLARKNNMVTNLGKLLDPLADKLLVTAVLISLVEMGKLDSWIAVVIISREFAVTGLRQIALLDGSVVAASSWGKLKTVIQIVAIVLLLLNNFPFSYTGVHVDVIAVWAAAIITIWSGIDYFIKNKNLLNLSKA, from the coding sequence GTGAATTTACCCAACCGGATTACGCTTGCACGAATTTGCTTAATCCCTTTTTTAATGGTGTTTCTGCTCGTGGACTTTCCATTTTATCCGGAGCCTATGCAGATTGGAAGTTTTTCGCTTCCGTATAATCAGCTGATCGCTGCTATTATCTTTATCATTGCAGCCAGTACGGATGGAATTGATGGATACCTGGCACGGAAAAACAATATGGTCACCAATTTGGGCAAGCTGCTCGATCCGCTGGCTGACAAGCTGTTAGTGACTGCAGTACTCATTTCACTTGTTGAGATGGGTAAGCTGGATTCATGGATCGCTGTTGTCATTATCAGCCGGGAGTTTGCGGTGACCGGCCTTCGCCAAATTGCTCTGCTGGATGGATCGGTTGTGGCGGCCAGCAGCTGGGGCAAACTGAAAACCGTAATACAGATCGTAGCCATCGTTTTGCTTCTGCTTAACAACTTCCCGTTCTCTTATACGGGCGTACATGTTGATGTTATAGCCGTTTGGGCGGCAGCGATCATTACGATTTGGTCCGGCATTGATTATTTCATCAAAAACAAAAATTTGCTTAATTTATCAAAAGCGTAA
- a CDS encoding competence/damage-inducible protein A yields the protein MKAEIIAVGTELLLGQIVNTNARYLSRELAAIGIDVYFQTVVGDNLNRLSEAIRIAQGRADVILFSGGIGPTQDDLTKDAIAAVLGRSLHIDRMAMDKIESFFRDRNVEMTENNRRQAIVVEGGTPLANETGLAAGNAISDNGKHYIVMPGPPKELIPMFEQEVKPWLFQHVLTKEMPIYSKMLKFAGIGESALEDRLLDLIDSQTDPTIAPYASEGEVTVRVSTKAPSENEAKQKLDAMEVLIRERLPEHLYANEDVPIEYTIVTMMADMGLTLSAAESCTGGLVMQSLTSIPGSASMLKGGIVCYSNEIKEKLLNVPHDYLEGEDAPGAVSPEVAKVLAEQVRMIGDSDFGLAVTGVAGPGYSERKPPGLVFIALAERGKETEIHELRINGNRETVRIRSTKAILYRLWRKLVAMD from the coding sequence ATGAAGGCAGAAATTATCGCAGTCGGAACAGAGTTGCTGCTCGGACAGATCGTAAATACGAATGCCAGATATTTATCCCGTGAATTGGCTGCTATCGGGATTGATGTTTATTTTCAAACTGTAGTAGGGGACAATCTGAATCGTCTAAGTGAAGCTATTCGAATTGCCCAAGGGCGTGCTGACGTCATTTTGTTCTCAGGCGGTATCGGACCTACGCAGGATGATCTAACCAAGGATGCCATAGCAGCAGTGTTGGGACGCAGCCTACATATTGATCGGATGGCCATGGATAAAATCGAAAGCTTCTTCAGGGATCGCAATGTGGAGATGACGGAGAATAACCGGCGTCAAGCCATCGTGGTTGAAGGAGGGACCCCGCTGGCTAATGAAACCGGCCTTGCTGCGGGTAATGCCATCTCAGATAACGGGAAGCATTATATTGTCATGCCTGGGCCACCGAAAGAACTGATCCCCATGTTTGAGCAGGAGGTCAAACCTTGGTTGTTCCAGCATGTTCTTACGAAAGAGATGCCAATTTATTCGAAAATGCTGAAATTTGCCGGGATCGGTGAGTCGGCATTGGAAGACCGTCTGCTCGACCTGATTGATAGCCAAACCGACCCTACGATTGCACCTTATGCAAGTGAAGGAGAAGTAACGGTACGGGTGTCCACGAAGGCGCCGAGTGAGAATGAGGCCAAGCAAAAGCTGGATGCCATGGAGGTACTCATTCGGGAACGGTTGCCTGAACACCTCTACGCGAACGAGGATGTGCCTATAGAGTACACAATTGTAACCATGATGGCTGATATGGGTCTGACCCTGAGCGCCGCTGAGAGCTGTACAGGAGGGCTTGTCATGCAGAGTCTGACTTCGATTCCAGGCAGTGCTTCCATGCTCAAAGGCGGAATCGTATGTTATTCCAACGAGATCAAGGAAAAGCTGCTGAATGTTCCTCATGACTATCTGGAGGGGGAAGATGCTCCCGGGGCTGTAAGCCCTGAAGTTGCTAAAGTATTGGCTGAGCAGGTACGCATGATAGGGGATTCCGATTTTGGTCTGGCCGTTACAGGAGTAGCAGGTCCAGGTTACTCTGAGCGTAAGCCTCCAGGTCTGGTTTTTATCGCTCTTGCTGAGCGGGGAAAAGAGACGGAGATTCACGAATTGCGTATCAATGGTAATCGGGAGACGGTCCGCATCCGTTCGACCAAGGCTATTTTATACCGCTTATGGCGCAAACTCGTCGCGATGGACTAG
- the recA gene encoding recombinase RecA, translating into MSDRRAALDMALRQIEKQFGKGSIMKLGESTHMQVEIIPSGSLALDIALGTGGLPKGRIVEIYGPESSGKTTVALHAIAEVQKVGGQAAFIDAEHALDPTYASKLGVNIDELLLSQPDTGEQALEIAEALVRSGAVDIIVVDSVAALVPKAEIEGEMGDSHVGLQARLMSQALRKLSGAISKSKTIAIFINQLREKVGVMFGNPETTPGGRALKFYSTVRLDVRRIESIKSGNDIIGNRTRVKVVKNKVAPPFKQAEVDIMYGEGISREGSIIDIGTELDIVNKSGAWYSYEGERLGQGRENAKQFMKEHKEIAQVIEQKIREASNLTTVVPAPTSEDQQKEEAEEQELFEINE; encoded by the coding sequence TTGTCAGACCGTCGTGCCGCGCTTGATATGGCGCTCCGTCAAATAGAGAAGCAATTTGGTAAAGGATCTATCATGAAACTGGGTGAGTCAACTCACATGCAAGTGGAAATCATACCCAGCGGATCCTTGGCTCTGGATATAGCACTTGGAACAGGCGGCTTGCCTAAAGGCCGGATTGTTGAAATATATGGACCTGAATCTTCAGGTAAAACAACTGTAGCATTGCATGCGATTGCTGAAGTGCAAAAAGTCGGTGGACAAGCTGCATTTATCGATGCCGAGCATGCACTTGATCCAACGTATGCTAGTAAACTGGGTGTTAACATTGATGAATTGCTTTTGTCCCAGCCGGATACGGGCGAACAAGCATTGGAAATTGCAGAAGCACTTGTGCGCAGTGGTGCTGTTGACATTATCGTTGTTGACTCTGTTGCTGCCTTGGTACCAAAAGCTGAGATCGAAGGCGAAATGGGGGATTCCCACGTTGGTTTGCAAGCACGTCTGATGTCTCAGGCGTTGCGTAAATTGTCTGGTGCAATCAGCAAATCCAAAACCATTGCCATCTTTATCAACCAGCTTCGTGAAAAAGTTGGCGTAATGTTTGGTAACCCTGAGACAACACCTGGTGGACGTGCCCTGAAATTCTACTCTACAGTTCGTTTGGATGTTCGCCGTATTGAGAGTATTAAATCAGGTAATGACATCATCGGGAACCGTACTCGTGTGAAGGTTGTCAAAAATAAAGTTGCACCACCGTTCAAACAAGCAGAAGTAGATATCATGTACGGTGAAGGTATCTCCAGAGAGGGTAGTATCATTGATATTGGTACAGAACTCGATATCGTTAATAAAAGCGGTGCTTGGTATTCCTATGAAGGCGAACGCCTGGGTCAAGGTCGCGAAAATGCGAAGCAGTTTATGAAAGAACATAAAGAGATCGCTCAAGTGATCGAGCAAAAAATTCGTGAAGCGAGCAATCTGACGACAGTAGTTCCAGCTCCAACGAGCGAAGATCAACAAAAAGAAGAAGCAGAAGAACAAGAATTGTTTGAGATTAACGAGTAA
- a CDS encoding regulatory protein RecX — MDQHDDDLYETAELEGISQFPDNEELTITRVERTKSRQARYRITFGMYSITVLEDVMIKYRMTRGNTFVKKDLEEIIVADERQQTYVQALRYLEHKQRTRHELSQRLRQKEFAAPLIEEVLDRLEQEKLVDDEGFAKEWTRQRMTGQRKGKLWIRQELRQKGIANELIVEALEGVDADVEFETALTAGRKKWNQVKGDIAEKKRKTLPFLMRRGFPMDMVRKVVNCLIEEDEAEDSEDDELLPWD; from the coding sequence ATGGATCAACATGATGATGATTTGTACGAAACAGCAGAACTGGAGGGGATCTCCCAATTCCCGGATAACGAAGAACTTACGATTACACGGGTAGAACGAACAAAAAGCAGGCAGGCCCGGTACCGGATCACGTTCGGTATGTACTCGATTACGGTTCTGGAAGATGTAATGATCAAATATAGAATGACCCGGGGCAACACATTTGTGAAGAAAGATCTCGAAGAGATCATAGTAGCGGATGAGCGGCAGCAAACCTATGTTCAGGCATTACGTTACTTAGAGCACAAACAGCGTACAAGGCATGAATTAAGCCAGCGACTTCGTCAGAAAGAGTTTGCAGCACCATTAATTGAAGAAGTGCTGGACCGGCTTGAGCAGGAGAAGCTTGTGGACGATGAAGGGTTTGCGAAGGAATGGACAAGGCAGCGTATGACAGGCCAGAGGAAGGGAAAACTGTGGATAAGGCAAGAGCTTCGTCAAAAGGGCATTGCCAATGAGCTCATCGTTGAAGCGCTTGAAGGCGTCGATGCGGATGTGGAGTTTGAGACAGCTTTGACCGCAGGGCGGAAGAAATGGAACCAAGTCAAAGGGGACATTGCAGAGAAGAAACGCAAAACGCTTCCCTTCTTGATGAGACGTGGATTTCCTATGGATATGGTACGTAAGGTTGTGAATTGTTTAATTGAAGAAGATGAAGCCGAAGATTCTGAAGATGACGAGTTGTTACCATGGGATTAA
- the rny gene encoding ribonuclease Y, whose protein sequence is MNPAITIVLVVAALVIGFGVGYFIRKSLAEAKISSAEQAAVQIVENAKKEAEAQKKETVLEAKDEIHRIRAEAEKDTRERRNEIQRQERRLLQKEESLDKKMESLERKEEQVANKEKRIDETQQQIEMIYKNQVTELERISNLTMEDARSIILSNVEQEVRHETAQMIKDIEQQAKEEADKKSREIITLAIQRCAADHVAETTVSVVTLPNEEMKGRIIGREGRNIRALETLTGIDLIIDDTPEAVILSGFDPIRREIARTALEKLVADGRIHPARIEEMVEKSRKEVDERIREYGEQATFEVGVHGLHPDLIKILGRLKFRTSYGQNVLKHSMEVAYLAGLMAGELGEDVTLARRAGLLHDIGKALDHEVEGSHVEIGVELAKKYKEHPVVINSIASHHGDCEATSVIAMLVGAADALSAARPGARRETLETYIKRLEKLEEISESFEGVEKSYAIQAGREVRVMVQPEKIDDAEAFRLARDITKMIENELDYPGHIKVTVIRETRAVEYAK, encoded by the coding sequence ATGAATCCTGCAATCACGATCGTTCTCGTTGTGGCCGCGCTCGTTATTGGGTTCGGAGTCGGATATTTTATTCGCAAATCTCTTGCAGAGGCTAAAATCTCCAGTGCGGAACAAGCTGCCGTACAGATTGTTGAGAACGCGAAGAAAGAGGCAGAAGCACAGAAGAAAGAGACGGTGCTGGAAGCAAAGGATGAGATTCATCGCATTCGGGCCGAAGCTGAAAAAGACACTCGTGAACGTCGGAACGAAATTCAACGACAAGAAAGACGATTGTTGCAAAAAGAAGAGTCGCTGGATAAAAAGATGGAATCACTCGAACGTAAAGAAGAGCAAGTGGCCAACAAAGAGAAACGTATTGATGAGACACAGCAGCAGATCGAAATGATCTACAAAAATCAGGTGACGGAGCTGGAGCGTATTTCCAACCTCACCATGGAAGATGCACGCAGTATCATACTGTCCAACGTAGAACAGGAAGTTCGTCATGAGACGGCTCAAATGATCAAGGACATTGAACAGCAGGCGAAGGAAGAAGCGGACAAGAAATCCCGCGAAATTATTACCCTTGCCATTCAGCGTTGTGCGGCTGACCATGTGGCAGAGACAACCGTATCTGTTGTCACTTTGCCTAACGAAGAAATGAAAGGCCGGATTATCGGTCGTGAAGGACGTAACATCCGTGCACTTGAAACCCTTACGGGGATTGACCTTATTATCGATGATACGCCAGAAGCAGTTATTCTGTCGGGCTTTGACCCGATCCGTCGTGAGATTGCCCGTACTGCCCTCGAGAAATTGGTAGCTGACGGACGCATTCACCCGGCACGCATTGAAGAGATGGTGGAGAAATCCCGCAAAGAAGTGGACGAGCGCATCCGTGAATATGGTGAGCAAGCTACCTTTGAAGTGGGTGTACATGGTCTGCATCCGGATCTGATCAAAATACTGGGCCGGTTGAAGTTCCGTACAAGTTACGGTCAGAACGTCTTGAAGCATTCGATGGAAGTCGCTTATCTGGCTGGACTGATGGCTGGCGAACTCGGAGAAGACGTTACACTTGCAAGACGTGCAGGTCTACTGCATGACATCGGTAAAGCGCTGGATCACGAAGTGGAAGGATCACACGTTGAAATCGGCGTGGAGCTGGCGAAGAAATACAAAGAACATCCGGTAGTAATCAACAGTATCGCGTCCCATCACGGGGATTGCGAAGCAACTTCGGTCATTGCCATGCTGGTTGGTGCAGCAGATGCACTGTCTGCAGCAAGACCGGGTGCTCGCCGCGAAACACTGGAAACGTATATCAAGCGACTGGAGAAACTGGAAGAGATTTCGGAATCGTTCGAAGGTGTCGAGAAATCGTATGCCATTCAAGCTGGACGCGAAGTTCGCGTTATGGTGCAGCCTGAGAAAATCGACGATGCGGAAGCATTCCGTCTCGCACGTGACATCACGAAGATGATCGAGAATGAACTCGATTATCCGGGTCATATCAAAGTCACCGTCATCCGGGAAACCCGGGCGGTTGAATACGCTAAATAG